The genomic stretch GCCTGGCCGAAGTCCATGCGCACCAGCGAGGGTGCATGGCGCGAGCCGCGTGTGTCGGGCTTGGGCGTGGCGCCGGTGAAGTGCGCCGGCAGCGGGTTGCAGCCGTTTCCGTTGCCCGTGCACGGAACGCCCGCTGACGTGAAGCGGTCCCGCTTCATGTCGAACTCCCACAAGGGCGTGGGGTAGCTCGAGTCCGTGGGATTGGTGACGTCGAGCGCGAAGAAGATGCTCTGCTTGGGGCCGGTGGCGCTGGCCAGCACCGTCTTCGCGCCCTCGTTCCGGGCGGGGCGGGGGCGCCAGGCCTCGTCGGTCTCCCGAGGGTCGTGGCCAGTGTCCGGGCGGTAGTCGTTGCTCCGCAGGTCCACGTCCGCCACGGAAGGCGTGGCGTCCATCGTGGCGCGCTCGGTGGAGTACGCGTCGTTGGCGCGGCGGTAGTTCTCCACGTAGTAGGGCAGCATCTTGAAGGGCAGGTAGGCGAACAGCTCGCTGCCCGCGCCGTAGTCCTGGCCACTGGCGCAGCTGCCGGCTCGGCCGAAGTAGCCCTGATACTCCACGCGGCCTGGCGTGCAGGGGTCATCCCCCGTGTGGAAGTAGCCCGTGCCCAGCGCGTGCAGGTAGCCCTGCGTGGTTCCCACGTACGTCACCGTGGGGCGGCCCGTGTTGGCCGTGCTGAAGTTCTCCGTGAACTTCCGGCGCTCCGTGTCCAGGTTGCGGCCTTCGAGCAGCCACGCGGGCACGTTGGGCGGCCCGATGACGGCCGCCGTGGACAGGTTGACGCCGCCCAGCGGCCAGGTCCGCATCCGGTTGCGGACCAGGGAGGACTGGCGGTCCTCCCAGCCGTAGAGCCAGTCGCGCAGCGCCACGCGGTCATCCGCGGTGCAGCCGTTGCGGCCGTCCAGGTCATACAGGTACACGCTGCCGTTGCGGCGGGTGCAGTAGGTGTCTGGGAAGACGGGGCTGGTGGTGTTGGCGCGCGCCATCAGGTCCTTCACTTCGATGGCTTGTTGGTTCGCCGGATTGAGCGTGACGAGCCTGCGCGTGTCGAGCGGCTCGCCGGGACGGGTCTCCAGCGTGCGCATCAGGTCGCGCATCCACTTGCCGGAGTCCCAGACCTCCTGGGTGGGCTCATAGGGCGCCAGCGTGGCGGGCTCATAGAGCTTCTTCAGGTAGATGTGGCCCCGGTCGATGGTGTCCGGGCGGTTGTCGTAGGTGCGGATGGAGACCTGGTCCACGCCTCCGTCGGCGACCCAGGCGCGCCCGGGCGTTTCATAGACGCCGTGGATGACGGCGTTGGCCATGGGGATGAGCGACGCGCGGCCGTATTCGCCGCTGCGCTGCGCTTTGTAGGAGACGTTGATGTTGTGGATGGTGGGCTGGCAGGACTCACCCGGGCTCTCCATCACCGCGCGCCAGCACAGCTGTGTTCCTACGCGGCCCTGCTCCAGGAAGTCCTGCAGGACGGCCGTCTCATTGCGCACGCCGCCGTCGCTGTCCGGGATGGGGACCCGGAGCCAGTTCGGATTGTCGTTGAGGACGTATGTGGGACTGGAGGTGTTGCAGGGCTCCTGGCAGACCTTGCAGTCCAGCGCCACCTCATAGCTGATGTCCGGTCTGCGCTGGCCCGTCCCGCCGTCCGGCAGTTTGACGGAGAGCGAGCAGGGCGCGATGCCGCCGCCGTCCGCCGCGTAGTAGGGCTGGTCCTCCACGGTGAACGTCACCTCGGTGATGGTGAAGTCCAGGGAGATGTCCGGCGAGATGTCCGACACCACGTCGGAGCGGTAGGAGCCGTTGTTCTGCTTGTTGATGAGGATGACGATGTCGCTGTACGTGCGGTCACCGCCCGCGTTCTGGTCTTCCCAGCCCAGAATCCAGACCAGGGGGTTGTCACGCGGCGCGCCCACGATGGTGTGCGCCGCGCGGCGGTTCACGGAGGGGACGTCCTGCGTCTGGTCGTTCGGGAAGACGACGCCACCGTAGGCCGGGTCGTTCTCCAGCCGGGGGTACACCATGGGATTCAGCCAGTTGGTGCGGAGGTTCTTCTGTCTCACCACGAGCGGGTCACTGCCTTGGTGCAGGTCCATGTTGAGCGGCGTCTTGGTGAAGAAGACGTTGATGTCGCCGTGCATCCACAGGTCGCACTGCACCTCGCGCCCATCCGTCGTCGGACGGGTGATGAAGCACGAGTCCGTGGCCGGGCCGTACACCTGCTCCACATAGGTCACGAGGAAGAAGACGATTTCACGCCGGCCCGCGAGCCGTCCCATGGGGACGACCTGGTCCTCGGCCTTGGTGATGGCGGCGGTCGTGCTCTTGCCGGTGATGAGGCGGCCCGCGCTGTCGAACGCGCTGGCCTTGTAGTCAGGGATGCCGTCCGCCTCATCGGATTTGTCCCAGGCCGTGCCGGTGCGCATGAACTGCCCGTTGCCGTCGAGCGTCCAGCCCTGACGTGGCGCGAAGCACTCCGCCGATTCCGATTCGTGGCACGACGTCTCGTCGTCGTCCGTGGAGAGGAAGACGAGGTTGCCGATACCCCTGTTGCCATTGAGGGCATGCCGGGGCTCCAGCAGGTTCGGGATGTGTGGGAACAGGCCCTGGTCGCTGAAGTACGTATCGATGATGCCGGAGGTGACAGCGCTCTGCCTCAGGTTGTCGCGCCCGTGGTAGGGGTCATACGCGAACAAGGCGTTGGTGAAGTCGCGCACCGGGCGGCCCACCACGCCGCCAGTCGAGGGCCGGGCAGGGTAGTCAGAGCGCCCCTGCCACCTTCGAGGCCCCGTATTGGCGGCGTAGTTGCTGCCGGAGTTGCACGGGCCCATCAACAGGTCGGGCTCGCGCAGCGTCACCGTCCCCGCGTCGCCCCAGCGCCGGTGGGTGAACGTCCGGTTGGGACAGCGGGGCGCCACGCCGATGTAGCGCGAGGGGTTGATGTTGTAGAGGTCCTCGTGGAAGTCGGGCACGCCGTTGTTGTTCTTGTCCAGCAGCCGGTCGTCATCGGAATTCTCTCGCGTGCCGTTGTCGTCGATGTATTCGGCGTCGATGAGCTCGTCGTAATAGAACCAGCCCAGCGTGCTGGAGGCGCCGCTGCCCGCGCGGTCATCGACGATGAGCGCGGTGAGCTCCTGCTCGAAGGGCAGGATGATTTTCTCCGGGTCCAGGACGTTGAGGTTGGTGTTGAGCCGCAGCTTGGGCGGGTTGTCATCCGTGACGATGATGGCGCTGGGGATGCCCGCGTCCCTGCTGAAGTCGGGTTGCTTGTCCTGGTCCGTGGTGTCGATGCACAGCGCGAGGCTGCTGGCGCCGCCATCCGTGCCGCCACTGCCCGTGTCGCCGCCGGGACTTTGGGCGAGCACGGCTCCCGCGGCGGCCACGGCCACCGCGGCCATCCAGGTTCGAGTCCAGCGCATGATGTCCCCCTGGCGGCCGGTGCTTCAGGGCCGCCCGATTCAGGTGCAACGGATTGCGGTTGAAGGCTTGGAAATCAGAATGTGGGAAGGCCGCTGCTGGAGGTGCCGGTGCCCCGGCAGCCCATCTTCGTGCCGTAGCTGCACGCGAGCCCTCCCTGGGTGCTGCTGTGCTCCAGGAGTGAGCGGACGATGGTGCGGTAGGGGAGGCCCGGGCCCGGGGGTTGGACCTCGCCCACCGACACCAGCCAGATGCGGCCGTTGGCGTCGGCGTTGCGGTCGGCGTCGTCGTCGTCCTCCACGACGAAGACGCGGAAGGAGACGCTGCGAGCCTCCGGGTAGGCGCGGATGGGCTCGCCCTCCACGTCGTTGATTTCGACGGAGGCGCCCGTCACGGTGTCGTCGATGGCCGTGCCACGCGCCAGCGTGTACGGCGTCTGGGGAATGAGCTCTCGCCAGGGCACGCCGCCCGCGGCGACGTCGGGCAGGCCCTGCTCGGCCACGACCTGCAGGCGCTGCAGGACGTCCTGGCTGTAGCTGCCAATGCCTCCCGCGACGGGGTTGTTCATCATCGCCAGGACGACGGCGCGCCCTTCGGCCATGCCCGCCTCGGCGGCGAAGAGGGCTTCACGCGAGCGGCGCTCATGGGATTGGAGCGTGCTCTCCGTGGTCACCGCGCGGAGGGTCACGAGCACGCCCGCGGTGACGAGCGCGATGAGGCCCAGCGCCAGCAGCAGGGTGAACCCTCTCCGCGCGCCAGAGGCGTGTGCGGGCTTGCGGGTCGGATGACAGCGCACCGGGGACTCCTTGCCCTGAAGGGCAGCAGGGAAGCGCAGGTGTCTGTCTCAGCAATCCTCAGGCCCGCTCTCGCGGTACATCCATGTCAATGCATCCAGCCGCTTGGCCAGGGGCCTGGGTAAAGCCTGACACGGATTCATGCGACACGGATTGCGGACCTCGCAAAACTTGCGAGTCAGCGACAAAGTGGGACGCATCGTGAGGCTCGTCCCTGAGGGCGGGACGTGTGGTTGCCCTGTGACAGTCACAGGGAGCGTCGTGTTTCAGCCGCGCCCGCGAGGCCAGAACGTCACGTCGCGTTCCGGGGCGTTCAACCAGACGGACTTGAGGAAACGCACGGCGTTGCGGTCCGCGGTGTCATGCCGGCTGGTGAAGACATGCGCCGTGCCCAGCAGCAGCAGCACCGCCAGGGACGCTCCCAGCGCGGGCGCCGCGGGCCACGTCTGGCCGGGCTTCCGCGCCAGGCTGACGAAGACCCAGGCGGCGGTGCCCAGCAGCAGCCCCGCCAGCACCCCACCCGCCAGTCCCGCCGGCAGCCCCAGGAAGGTCAGCACGCCGGGCGGGAAGTAGCCCTCACGCAGCAGCGGCAGCGCCAGGGCGCCCACGGCGTTGGAGACATCATCGGGGATGTAGTTGATGAAGGTGGCCACGCCGGTGGCGACGATGGACACCGCGCACAGGAGCGCGGCCACACCCAGGGCCCACGCGCCCTGGCCGGTGGCGCGCAGGCGCTCCAGGAAGAGGCCGGCGGGCAGCAGGAGGAAGGGCACTAGGCCGGTGAGGTGACGCGGCCCCGTCGTCCAGCCCCACGAGTCGTAGGAGAACGACGAGGTGAAGTACGTGTAGCCCAGGAGCAGGGCCAGGCTCAGCCACGCCAGCGCACGGGCTTCCGGCGACTGGCTCCGGCGGCGCCACACGAGCACCAGCCCCGGCAGCGCCAGCAGGAGGAAGGGCGCCAGGGTGAACAGGCCCCGCAGCGGGGAGAAGAAGGACAGGGCGAAGGCGCGCGGGTCCGGCGTGCGGATGCCCAGGAAGCCGCCCAGGTGCCAGGGCTGGTAGCCCGCGTCGTTGAGGTACTTGTAGCCGCTCGTCAGCGGGTGGCCGAACGTCACCTGGTGGTAGGCCATCAGCGCCACCAGGAAGGGCAGGGCGCCCAGCGTGGCCAGCCCCGCGGCCCGGCCCAGGCGCGCCCAGCGAACACGCGCGGGCGCGTCCTGGAAGGCGAAGGTGAGCACCGCGTACAGCACCAGGCCGAGCACGCCCAGCGCACCGGTGTACTCGGCGGCCACGGTGGCGCCCGCGAAGGCGCCCGCCAGGACGTAGCCCCGCTCGCGCCATTCGCCACGCGCGCAGCGCCACAGCGCGTAGAAGCTGGCGAAGAGCAGCACCGCCGTCGTCTGGTGGCTCATGAAGAGCAGCGAGTAGCTGAAGGCCAGCGAGCCCAGCCCATACGTCACCGTGAGCGCATCCGCGACGAGCGGCTCCAGGGACGCGCGCAGGTAGCGGCGAACGAGCCACAGCAGTCCCAGCGTGGGCAGCACGGTGAGCAGCAGGCGCGAGAAGAAGACCAGGGGCACTTCGGGCACGGCATGCCGGTGGCCGCCGCCCACCGCGCGCAGCACGGCGTAGAGGGGCACGGCCGCGAACGACAGCAGCGGCGCCTTGCTGGGGTAGTACTTCCCGTCCTTCACGGACAGGTCACCGACCTTGCCGTAGTCGTGCAGCGCCTGGTTGATGTGCAGGGTGCCGTACTCCACCAGCGCGCGCGTCTGCCACAGCCGGCACAGCTCGTTGGGCGAGCGCAGGCCCGGGTGGTACGGGAACAGCAACACGTACAGCGCCGCCAGGGCGGCCCATACGGCGCGCGGCGCGCCTCGGGATGGCAGGGCCTGGCGCTCGGGAGTGGGGGCCGTGGTGGGCTCCGGGAGCGCGTCGGCGGGCAAGGGCGTGGAGTTCATGGCGGCGGGGCCCTGCTCTCGGGCGAGGCCGCCTCGGAAGGCGGCTGCGATTCAATGGACGACCGGGGTGTCACGCGTGGCGGCGGTGCCTCACGCGTCGCCCCCGGTGGCGCGGGCCACGGCGAAGAGGCTCATGCCCACCGGCAGCTTCACGTGCGACTCCGCCCGCGCAATCAGGGGCGCCAGCGTGTCGTAGAGCTTGAGCTGGAGCTTGGGCACCGAACGGCGGCGCAGCAGGCGACTGTTGACGAACCACCCCGGCAGGCCGGCCAGGTTCATCCACTCCAGGGTCTCCACCTGGAAGCCATTCTCCTCCAGCACCGCGCGCAGCGTGGAAGGCGTGTAGCGGCGGTAGTGGCCCACGGCCTCGTCGATGGCGCCGAAGAGCTGCTGGAGCGCGGGCACCAGGATGACCACCCGGCCTCCGGGCGCCAGAATCTGCTTGAAGCGCCGGACGGCGGACGCGTCATCCGGGATGTGCTCCAGCACGTTGGAGAGGACGATGGTGTCCAACTGCTCCGTCTTGAGCGACTCCCAGTCCGCCAGGGCCACGTCGGACAGGTACGGCCGGATGTGCGGCTTGCCGCGGAAGAGGTTCTTCAGGCGGTCCACGTAGAAGCGGTCCACCTCCAGCGCGATGAGCAGCTCCAGGCCCGACTCCAGCTCGCGGGTAATCGTGCCGATGCCGGCGCCAATCTCCAGCACCCGGCGGCCCAGGTGCTCGCGGAAGCGGCGGCCCAGCCACTGGTTGTAGTGGACGGCGCCGTCCATGCGCTCCAGCGTGGTGTAGCCCTCGTGCTGGTTGTCCGCGTCGTCGCGCACCGTGGCGTAGCGGACCAGCGTCTTGAGCCGGGACAGGTGCGCCGCGGGCGTCCGGCGAGGCACCGCGCCAGGCGGCAGCGTCACCTCGGTGAGGCGGAACAACTGCGCGGCCAGCTTCACCACCAGCTCCGCGTCCACCGCGTCGTCGTCGCTGGTGAGCGTGACGGAGCGCAGCGCCTCGGTGCGGAAGGCGCGCAGACCGGTGAGCGGGTCCGTCAGCGGCACGTCGGTGACGAAGCGGGTGACGTGGCCCAGGGCCCGGTCCGCCAGCAGCTCCGGCGCCAGCCCCTGCGCCGTGCGCAGGCCGAAGACGGCGTCCGCGGTGTCCGCCTGGATGGGGCGCACCAGCGCGTCATAGACGTCCTGCGAATACGAGGTGTCCGGATCCTGCAGCACCGTCACCGCTCCCGACACCTTCTCCAGCGCGGCGCGGATGGCTGCGCCCTTGCCACCCGGCACCGTGAGGACGTGCACGTTGGGCGAGGGGGCGGCGTCGACGGAGCCCTCTCCAGCGAGGACGACCTCCGCGCCAGGAGGCAACGCGTGGGCGAAGCGGGAAGCTGCCGCCGCGGTGTCGGGCGAGAAGGGGAGGACGAAGGAAAGCGGTGGCGTCACGCCGGGCTGACTAGCACAGGCGGCTCGGCCATGCGCGTCAGTGCCCGCGAAGAAGCGTGGATGGAGGGCATCCAGGCGACCGCGGAACGATGGACAACCCCGCGGGGACACGGCACGCTCGTCGCGGTCCCCAAGCGTGTGGGTGAAGGTCGGCGGAGTGCCGCCAGGCCGTGGAATCGCTCTGGAGACAGCAGGGAGACGTGACGTGGATGGAACCGGTTTCGACCCGGCCGGCGGCGCCGGTGGCCTGACGCCCGCGGGCCTCATGCAGCATGTGCGCGCGGTGTGGCGCCGCAAGTGGGTCGTCCTTGGCGTGGCGGTGGTGGTGGCGGCGCTCACGGCCGCCCACACGTTGCGCGAGCCCAAGGTGTACTCGGCCAGTGCCTCGCTCATCATCGACGTGATGGCGCCTCGCTTCCTGGATGGGGAGGTGAAGGAGGTGATGGGCGAGGAGCGCAGCAACTACTGGTTCAACAAGGAGTACTACGCCACCCAGAGTCAAATCATCACCTCGCGCGCGGTGGCGGGCCGGGTGGTGGACAAGCTGGGCCTGTCCACGGACGCGGACTTCCTGGGCATGGCGCACGTCACCGACGAGAAGACGCGCCTGCAGGCGATGCAGGGCGCGGACGCGGTGGCGCTGGTCCAGTCGCGCATCCGGGTGATTCCCGCGAGGGACTCGCGGGTGATCAACATCGCGGTGGATGACTTCGACGCCAGGCGCGCCGCGCTGCTAGCCAACGAGGTGGCCGCCGCGTACATGGCGGAGAACCTGGCCCTCAAGCTCCGGACGACGGAGGACGCGCGCGACTGGTTGGAGATTCGTCTGGCCGAGCTGGAGTCGCAGTCCAAGACGAGCGAGCTTGCCGTCTACGACTTCAAGAAGGACGCGGACATGCTGTCCACGTCGCTCGAGTCGAGGATGAGCATCGTCAGTGAGCGCATCAACAGCTTCAACCTGAAGCTGACCGAGGTGCGCATCCAGATTGCCGCTCAGCAGGCGCGGGTGGAGGCCATCCACCGGCTGCGCAAGGCATCTCCGGAGGATGAGACGTGGGCGGAGGCGCTGTCGGGCGCCACGGATGGACCCATCCAGGACCTGCGGCGCAGCTACACCGAGCTGCGCATGACGTGCGCGGAGCTGGGCGAGCGCTACCTGGCCGAGCACCCGAAGCTCCTGGAGTGCAACCGCAAGCTGTCGGTGGTGCGCGAGGACTTCCTCAAGAGCCTGGGCAACGTGGTGCGCGGCGCGGAGACGTCGCTGGCGGAGTCGGTGGCGCAGGAGAAGAACCTGGTGCGCCTGCTGGACGCGGAGAAGTCGGAGGCCTTCCTGGTGAACAAGAAGGCCATCGAGTTCGACCGGCTCAAGCGCGACTCGGACAACAACCAGCGCCTCTACGAGCTGGTGGCCAGGCGCCTGAAGGACATCGAGCTGTCAGGCATGCTGCGCACCAGCAACGTGCGCGTGCTGGACCCGGCGCGGCCCATCCTGGTGCCGGTGAAGCCTCACGTGCGCCGCAACCTGGCGGTGGGGCTGGTGATGGGACTGCTGGCGGGCCTGGGCGTGGTGTTGCTGCTGGAGCTCCTGGAGAACAGCGTGGCCACGCAGGCGGACGTGGAGGAGCGGTTGGGGCTGGCCTTCCTGGGCGTGATGCCGCGGCTGGACGGCAGCAAGCCGCCGCGCGAGCGGGACCTGCACGTCCACCGCGAACCCAAGTCGACAGCGGCGGAGTGCTGCCGCGCCATCCGCACCAACCTGCTGTTCATGTCGCCGGACAACCCGTTCAAGACGCTGGTGGTGACGTCCAGCGGGCCGCAGGAAGGCAAGTCCACCACCTGTATCAACCTGGGCGTGGCCATGGCCCAGAGCGGCAACCGGGTGCTGCTGCTGGACACGGACATGCGCCGGCCGCGCCTGCACCGCGCCTTCGGAGTGCCCAACGAGCTGGGCATCTCCTCGCTGGTGGTGGGTGAGGGCACGCTGGACGCGGCGGTGAAGAGCACCGAGGTGCCCGGCCTCTTCGTGCTGCCGTGCGGACCGCTGCCGCCCAATCCGGCGGAGCTGCTGCACACCCAGACCTTCACGGACCTGCTGAAGGCCGCCTCCGAGCGCTTCGACCGCGTCATCCTGGACAGCCCGCCCATCAACGCGGTGGCGGACGCGGCGGTGCTGGCCACGAAGTGCGACGGCGTGGTGCTGGTGCTGAAGGCGGCCAAGACGAACCGCGAGTCGGCGCGGCGTGCGCTGCGCTCGCTGGCGGACGTGCAGGCGCGCATGTACGGCGCCATCCTCAACGACGTGGACCTGTCGGCGCCGCGCTACGGTGACTCGTATCTGGGCTACCAGGGCTACGGGCAGTACGCGGAAGACTCCAAGGATGGGGTGGCGCAGTCGTGAACGCGCCATCAGCGGGCGCGGGCCTGCGGGTGCTGCACCTGGGCAAGTTCTATCCTCCCGCGTCGGGCGGCATGGAGGCCCACGTGCAGACGCTGGCGCGCGCCCAGGCGGCGCTCGGCGCGCAGGTGGAGGTGCTGTGCGCCAACCATGCCGCGGACGGCGCGGGCACCAGCCACGAGTTCCAGGGCCGCAGCCCCACGTGTGAGACGTGGGACGGACCGGTGCGAGTGACGCGCCTGGGCCGGCTGGCGTCCGTCGCGCGCATGGACGCGATGCCGGACCTGCCGCGCATGCTGGGACGCGCGTTGTCGCGGGGCGTGGACATCGTGCACCTGCACACGCCCAACCCGACCTGGGTGCTGGCCCTGGACGTGGTGCGCCGGCTGCCTCCTGTCTTCATCACCCACCACAGTGACGTCATCCGGCAGAGGGTGGCGGGCGCGCTCTTCAAGCCCTTCGAGGCGCTGCTCTACGCGCGGGCCCGGCGGGTGCTGGCCACCAGCGCGGCCTATGTCCCGGGCTCGCCGCTGCTGCGCGCCTTTCGCGGCAAGGTGCGGGCGCTGCCGCTGGGGCTCGACCTGGCGCCGTACCTCCAGCCCTCCGCCGCCGCGCGGGAGGCGGAGGCCCACTGGCGGGCACAGGCCGCGGGCGCGCCGCTCTGGCTCATGGTGGGGCGGCTCGTCTACTACAAGGGCCTGTTCACCGCGCTGGAGGCCCTGCGCCGGGTGCCGGGGCGGCTGGTGGTGGTGGGGCAGGGGCCGCTGGAGGCGGAGGCTCGACGCCGGGCGCGCGCGCTGGGCGTCGCGGACCGGGTGACGTGGGCGGGCTATCTGCCTCCGGACTCGCTGGTCGGCGCGCTGCACGCGGCCACCGCGCTCTGGTTCTGTGGCAATGCTCGCA from Myxococcus xanthus encodes the following:
- a CDS encoding glycosyltransferase, which translates into the protein MNAPSAGAGLRVLHLGKFYPPASGGMEAHVQTLARAQAALGAQVEVLCANHAADGAGTSHEFQGRSPTCETWDGPVRVTRLGRLASVARMDAMPDLPRMLGRALSRGVDIVHLHTPNPTWVLALDVVRRLPPVFITHHSDVIRQRVAGALFKPFEALLYARARRVLATSAAYVPGSPLLRAFRGKVRALPLGLDLAPYLQPSAAAREAEAHWRAQAAGAPLWLMVGRLVYYKGLFTALEALRRVPGRLVVVGQGPLEAEARRRARALGVADRVTWAGYLPPDSLVGALHAATALWFCGNARSEAYGLSQVEAMASGLPVLNTAIPHSGVAWVSLHEQTGLTVPVGDAEALAAAARRLLEEPGLAQRLGREARERAVAEFRHDVMAWRSLSLYSEALGRPAPVMAPDVAPLRLTGNA
- a CDS encoding bifunctional glycosyltransferase/class I SAM-dependent methyltransferase is translated as MTPPLSFVLPFSPDTAAAASRFAHALPPGAEVVLAGEGSVDAAPSPNVHVLTVPGGKGAAIRAALEKVSGAVTVLQDPDTSYSQDVYDALVRPIQADTADAVFGLRTAQGLAPELLADRALGHVTRFVTDVPLTDPLTGLRAFRTEALRSVTLTSDDDAVDAELVVKLAAQLFRLTEVTLPPGAVPRRTPAAHLSRLKTLVRYATVRDDADNQHEGYTTLERMDGAVHYNQWLGRRFREHLGRRVLEIGAGIGTITRELESGLELLIALEVDRFYVDRLKNLFRGKPHIRPYLSDVALADWESLKTEQLDTIVLSNVLEHIPDDASAVRRFKQILAPGGRVVILVPALQQLFGAIDEAVGHYRRYTPSTLRAVLEENGFQVETLEWMNLAGLPGWFVNSRLLRRRSVPKLQLKLYDTLAPLIARAESHVKLPVGMSLFAVARATGGDA
- a CDS encoding GumC family protein, which produces MDGTGFDPAGGAGGLTPAGLMQHVRAVWRRKWVVLGVAVVVAALTAAHTLREPKVYSASASLIIDVMAPRFLDGEVKEVMGEERSNYWFNKEYYATQSQIITSRAVAGRVVDKLGLSTDADFLGMAHVTDEKTRLQAMQGADAVALVQSRIRVIPARDSRVINIAVDDFDARRAALLANEVAAAYMAENLALKLRTTEDARDWLEIRLAELESQSKTSELAVYDFKKDADMLSTSLESRMSIVSERINSFNLKLTEVRIQIAAQQARVEAIHRLRKASPEDETWAEALSGATDGPIQDLRRSYTELRMTCAELGERYLAEHPKLLECNRKLSVVREDFLKSLGNVVRGAETSLAESVAQEKNLVRLLDAEKSEAFLVNKKAIEFDRLKRDSDNNQRLYELVARRLKDIELSGMLRTSNVRVLDPARPILVPVKPHVRRNLAVGLVMGLLAGLGVVLLLELLENSVATQADVEERLGLAFLGVMPRLDGSKPPRERDLHVHREPKSTAAECCRAIRTNLLFMSPDNPFKTLVVTSSGPQEGKSTTCINLGVAMAQSGNRVLLLDTDMRRPRLHRAFGVPNELGISSLVVGEGTLDAAVKSTEVPGLFVLPCGPLPPNPAELLHTQTFTDLLKAASERFDRVILDSPPINAVADAAVLATKCDGVVLVLKAAKTNRESARRALRSLADVQARMYGAILNDVDLSAPRYGDSYLGYQGYGQYAEDSKDGVAQS
- a CDS encoding pilus assembly protein PilY, with the translated sequence MRWTRTWMAAVAVAAAGAVLAQSPGGDTGSGGTDGGASSLALCIDTTDQDKQPDFSRDAGIPSAIIVTDDNPPKLRLNTNLNVLDPEKIILPFEQELTALIVDDRAGSGASSTLGWFYYDELIDAEYIDDNGTRENSDDDRLLDKNNNGVPDFHEDLYNINPSRYIGVAPRCPNRTFTHRRWGDAGTVTLREPDLLMGPCNSGSNYAANTGPRRWQGRSDYPARPSTGGVVGRPVRDFTNALFAYDPYHGRDNLRQSAVTSGIIDTYFSDQGLFPHIPNLLEPRHALNGNRGIGNLVFLSTDDDETSCHESESAECFAPRQGWTLDGNGQFMRTGTAWDKSDEADGIPDYKASAFDSAGRLITGKSTTAAITKAEDQVVPMGRLAGRREIVFFLVTYVEQVYGPATDSCFITRPTTDGREVQCDLWMHGDINVFFTKTPLNMDLHQGSDPLVVRQKNLRTNWLNPMVYPRLENDPAYGGVVFPNDQTQDVPSVNRRAAHTIVGAPRDNPLVWILGWEDQNAGGDRTYSDIVILINKQNNGSYRSDVVSDISPDISLDFTITEVTFTVEDQPYYAADGGGIAPCSLSVKLPDGGTGQRRPDISYEVALDCKVCQEPCNTSSPTYVLNDNPNWLRVPIPDSDGGVRNETAVLQDFLEQGRVGTQLCWRAVMESPGESCQPTIHNINVSYKAQRSGEYGRASLIPMANAVIHGVYETPGRAWVADGGVDQVSIRTYDNRPDTIDRGHIYLKKLYEPATLAPYEPTQEVWDSGKWMRDLMRTLETRPGEPLDTRRLVTLNPANQQAIEVKDLMARANTTSPVFPDTYCTRRNGSVYLYDLDGRNGCTADDRVALRDWLYGWEDRQSSLVRNRMRTWPLGGVNLSTAAVIGPPNVPAWLLEGRNLDTERRKFTENFSTANTGRPTVTYVGTTQGYLHALGTGYFHTGDDPCTPGRVEYQGYFGRAGSCASGQDYGAGSELFAYLPFKMLPYYVENYRRANDAYSTERATMDATPSVADVDLRSNDYRPDTGHDPRETDEAWRPRPARNEGAKTVLASATGPKQSIFFALDVTNPTDSSYPTPLWEFDMKRDRFTSAGVPCTGNGNGCNPLPAHFTGATPKPDTRGSRHAPSLVRMDFGQAGGKKWVSLFGTDYSPESGTVGTIYLMDLKTGLPAQVTGNSVKARLAGVVTLGTTADANEGIGGEPIPLDVNGDGNVDVIYVPSTSGKIYRINPTYSNTGANTPLGKVLASCVVADAQAVPGIRNPTSQRIFSTISASVVPESGSRRVRLYFGTANNPDIANEPDDTADPRPRYHLMAFEDRDPVPATRPGANCPAHLEWTRELGEGQVVWGGVSTTQDGVFTTSAVGRAASACDLDSTTSGRVYAYSTAGNALAGNDTPIDGHGTHAPVLYDNHLLIVKNGQVRALGSGTYNNPTAETPRSSSRVLIWDVQSGSRVQEVVP